One genomic window of Haliotis asinina isolate JCU_RB_2024 chromosome 4, JCU_Hal_asi_v2, whole genome shotgun sequence includes the following:
- the LOC137282146 gene encoding scavenger receptor class F member 2-like has product MRGKGAKCPNNHHCSGCDEQTGRCKTKCHRGYFGPTCQDVCSKTCRYHTCELVPDKGIGRCTDGCIPGFQGLTCHRPCDTHHTGCTRCPGGCDGEYCQVPGACFSGCRDSYYGAGCKTCSSRCKSCNRITGTCEECHPPYLGVECGHSCENCVGGCESGCTRGCRHGFYGDDCTTACSATCRPNPSLTTDGQCPDRESCPLECHSQSGECVHGCVDGWYGPKCSRRCSSNCQHQRCHQTGACTVGCEHHMSPCEGCLEQCVSVTCASSKASCCRDCNNDTSSCGLSCNGCTVCLDGVVTNSSDYNITSCRYNCTHNASSPDCPIGACGTNVPLINTETVKYLVLAVICNLATALCGSCCYRRGLSTNRGKERPEGRRADTRAGEVEAGICQDSSLDIEEETRPVTTAEVCRGDAVTLTSNCTPECENQSGDCTGGCVEDWYGPRCSSPRRATPSAVYEELELYREIGDEDVDLWCSHHNKDVPHVDDDTEMLVLADCYAGGDDVEVVEDNGTTGMSTRMSKVYTQLERSVVLDAKISYIHPLTMKSTHL; this is encoded by the exons ATGAGGGGCAAAG GTGCCAAGTGTCCCAACAATCACCATTGTTCTGGGTGTGATGAACAGACGGGTCGCTGCAAGACAAAATGCCACAGAGGATATTTCGGCCCAACCTGCCAGGATGTTTGCAGCAAAACGTGCAGGTACCACACATGTGAATTGGTCCCTGACAAAGGTATTGGGAGATGTACTGATGGTTGTATACCTGGATTCCAGGGACTCACCTGCCACAGACCATGTGACACTCACCACACAGGCTGTACCAGATGTCCAGGTGGATGTGATGGGGAATATTGTCAGGTGCCTGGAGCGTGTTTCTCTGGTTGCAGAGACTCCTACTACGGAGCAGGATGTAAGACATGTTCCAGCAGATGTAAGTCCTGCAACAGGATCACAGGCACCTGTGAGGAGTGCCACCCTCCTTATTTAGGAGTAGAGTGTGGACACTCATGTGAGAACTGTGTGGGAGGATGTGAGAGTGGCTGTACACGGGGATGCAGACACGGTTTCTATGGAGACGACTGTACTACAGCATGCAGTGCCACCTGTCGTCCTAACCCCTCCCTGACTACTGATGGACAATGTCCAGATAGAGAATCATGCCCACTTGAGTGCCACAGCCAGAGTGGCGAGTGTGTCCACGGTTGTGTTGATGGCTGGTATGGCCCCAAGTGTTCCCGACGATGCAGCTCTAACTGTCAACACCAGAGATGTCACCAGACAGGGGCGTGTACTGTCGGATGTGAACACCATATGTCTCCTTGTGAAGGCTGCTTGGAGCAATGTGTCAGCGTCACCTGTGCCTCATCCAAGGCCTCTTGTTGCAGAGATTGTAATAATGATACTTCTAGTTGTGGACTGTCTTGTAATGGATGTACTGTATGTCTTGATGGGgttgttacaaactccagtgaTTACAACATCACCTCTTGTAGGTACAACTGCACTCACAACGCCTCATCACCTGATTGTCCCATCGGGGCTTGTGGCACAA ATGTTCCACTTATCAACACAGAGACAGTGAAGTATCTCGTGCTGGCTGTCATCTGTAACCTGGCAACAGCTCTATGTGGTTCTTGTTGCTACCGTAGAGGGCTGTCCACAAACAG GGGAAAAGAACGTCCGGAGGGAAGAAGAGCAGATACCAGAGCAGGAGAAGTTGAAGCAGGCATCTGTCAAGATAGTTCCTTGGACATAGAGGAAGAAACGCGACCTGTCACT ACAGCAGAAGTGTGTCGGGGAGATGCTGTGACGCTGACGTCCAACTGTACGCCAGAGTGCGAGAACCAGAGTGGAGACTGTACAGGCGGCTGTGTAGAAGACTGGTATGGTCCCCGGTGTTCGTCACC ACGACGGGCCACGCCTTCAGCTGTGTACGAAGAGTTAGAGCTGTACCGGGAGATCGGAGATGAGGATGTAGACCTCTGGTGTTCTCACCACAACAAAGACGTCCCCCATGTAGATGACGACACTGAAATGCTTGTCTTAGCTGATTGCTACGCAGGAGGAGATGATGTTGAGGTCGTGGAGGACAATGGCACAACGGGGATGTCTACCAGGATGTCCAAGGTTTACACACAACTTGAGAGAAGTGTTGTCCTTGATGCGAAGATCAGCTATATACACCCGTTGACGATGAAGTCAACACATCTGTGA